GGTCAGGTGATCGTGCTTGTGGTGTGAGTGCCGCTCGCAGCGGCTGAGGTGCTGCCGGAGAACCGTTACGGCCCGGTGGCAACCCGAAGAACTCTACGGATCGACCAGGGGCGTGTCAAGCATCCCCTGTCAAGATCTTTTCCGACGCCCGGCTGCCGCTCAGTCGAGATCGCTGAGCCGGCCGCCGGCGTCCGGCTGGGCGTCCTCCACCCGGCGCAGCAGCCTGGTCAGCACCTCGCCGAGCACCGCGCGCTCCCCGCCGGTGAGGTCCTGGAGCAGGTCCTCCTCGAACACGGTCGCGAGGCGCATCGCCTCCAGCCACTTCTCCCGGCCCTCGGGTGTCAGCTCGACGATCACCCTCACCCGGTTGGACTCGTCGCGTTCCCGGGTGACCAGCCCCTCGGCGACCATGCGGTCGATCCGGTGGGTCATCGCGGCCGGGGTGAGGCCGAGCCGCTTGGCGAGGTCGCTGGGGCCCAACCGGTAGGGGGCGCCGGACAGGACGAGCGCCTTGAGGACCTCCCATTCGGCGTTGCTGATGCCGAGGGCGGCCGTCTGGCGGCCGTACGCCACGTTCATGCGGCGGTTCAGCCGGGACAGTGCCGACACGATCTTCTCGACCTGGGGGTCGAGGTCCTGGAACTCGCGCTGGTAGGCGGCGATCTGTTCTTCGAGCGTCGGCTCCGTGACGCGGGGGGTCTCGGCCATGGCGGCAGTATCGCACGGGGCGACTTTGCCTTGAAGTCCTTGGATGTGTACTCT
Above is a genomic segment from Streptomyces collinus Tu 365 containing:
- a CDS encoding MarR family winged helix-turn-helix transcriptional regulator, with protein sequence MAETPRVTEPTLEEQIAAYQREFQDLDPQVEKIVSALSRLNRRMNVAYGRQTAALGISNAEWEVLKALVLSGAPYRLGPSDLAKRLGLTPAAMTHRIDRMVAEGLVTRERDESNRVRVIVELTPEGREKWLEAMRLATVFEEDLLQDLTGGERAVLGEVLTRLLRRVEDAQPDAGGRLSDLD